The Dasypus novemcinctus isolate mDasNov1 chromosome 11, mDasNov1.1.hap2, whole genome shotgun sequence DNA window TTTTACTGATTCTCTGTCACAGTTTCAAAAGTTATGGTGTCattacttttcttcatttacttATTCACATACAGTCAGTTATGAAGTACTGattcttctttgaaaatatctcTCAAATCTATCccttctatttattttcattctatcACTAccacccccagtacctcctaactGGGTTCACTACTATAATCTTTTCTTCAGTCTATCTTGGACAATCATAATATTAACAGGCTTTTTTTGTTATACAGTCTCATTCACTTCACTCTCCTTCTCAAACATCCCTGAAGGCTTCAAGTGGTCTAAGGTCTAAATCCCTGATTTGTTTTCTAAAACTTCTCAGAATCTTCTTCTAACCTCTCTTTCCAAAATTGTATGCCAGAATGCCTCCCATGAGCTGCTGCTCCAGCAACATTGCCTGTGGCCCCCGAAATACGGCAGGGCAGTCTTTAACCCCTTagccttttttctcctctttctacTTGACTCAGCACAACAATTTCTAATTCATCTTTTGAGACACGTCATATGCCACCATCCCTTCCCATGACGCTACCCTCTTGGTCTCATCCTCAAGACACTCCTCAATGCTTATAGTAGTCTTCATCTAAATTACTTTTTTGACActtaacattttacttttttaaaatgctcatGTACACATACCACATCACTATGTATGTTGTGATTACTTGGCTGCAGGGACTCTGGCTTGTATGTCCTGTGTACCCCTTAGTGCTTACCAGTGCCTTGAGCACTTCAGGCCCACGATGAGGAGTCATTGGTTGCTTGGTTGGTTAGGCTATCACAGAGATACAATATTTGTCAAAGaaattattcatttctttaatcAAAATGTTTATTTCAGAAAGTATCCAGGCTTTCTGGACTTTTACATCATATAGGTATCAATTTATAAAACGAACCTTTGGAAACTGAGGTTTGTGGCTGAATCTAAAAACCGTAAAACTTCTGAAGAGCCGAGTTTACAGATGATAGATTGTAAGGATTCTGTTTTATAATCCATTTAGGCAATGGCTGGGGCATGATTTGTGTCTGGAGGATGGAAAACATAATGGTCAAATGTCTTATGGGCCTTCTTTTTATCCTTACTCTTCCacctttttgtttgcttcttccCTTTACTTGCCTTTGCCCTTTGCTGAGGGTGCTGCGTTTTTATCCTTggcttcagtttctttctttcctttaccaCCTTTGTCCTTTGCTTCATCATTTTTCTTGGTTTCGGCATCTTTGCCTTCCTTTCCTTTATCCATCTCAGGCACACCCTTCTTTTCTCCAGCTTCCTGTTCTTTTGGTGCTACAGTggcagtcttttttttccctttggcttcTGGTCCTTTTGATGTTTCAGGGGCACTCGTTTCTTGAGCTTCTTCTCCTTTTGGTTTTCCAGCGCTCTTCTTTCCTTCGGCTTTCTCTCCTTTTGACTTTCCAgtgctcttctttccttcagcttcctCTCCTTTTGATTTTCCAGTGTCACTCTTCTTTTGGGGGGCTTCATCTTCTTTCGGCACTCCAGTTTCACTTATCTCTTCCTGTTCTTTCGGCATTCCAGTTTCACTCTTCCTCTTTTGGGCTTCCTGATCTTTAGGCGTTACagtttcactcttcttttttcgGGCTCCCTGTTCTTTTGGCATGCCGGTTTCACTCATGTCTTTTGTGGCTTCCTGTTCTTTCGGCATTCTggcttcactcttcttttttgggGCTTTCTGTTCTTTTGGCATTTGGGTTTCACTCATCTCTTTTCGGGCTTCCTGTTCTTTTGGCATTCCagtttcactcttcttttttgggGCTTTCTGTCCTATTGGCATTCCAGTgtcactctcttttccttgggcTTCCTGTCCTATCAGTATTTCAGTGTCACTCTCCTGAACTTGGGCTTCCTGTCCTTTTGGCATTCTGACATCactctcttttattttaatcCCCTTTCCTATCTTGCCTCTCCCCATCTCAAAGCCTTCTGTTTTACTTTTTGACACTCTTTGAGGTTTTGGCCTCCAGGAGTCATCAGAATCTATAAATATGTTCTCCTTCTCTAGtgttcccttcctttcttcttggctACTCTGAGTTCCTGTAGTGCCTCCACTTTTTAGCCTCTGGGCTTTAGAATCTGATATGTTTGCAAGGTCTCCATCCATGTAACCTGGAAATATAACTGAGCACACAACAAAAGTGCATGATTCagatatcaaatattttctctgtattCGTATTTCCCCCCCCGATAActggtttctgtttcttttgtctTAAAACTGACAAACTGGAGATAACTTGATATTTtcctgaaaatataaaatggtggaACTCTACAcataaaattatgtaaatattgATAAAATTCCAGACTTTTAAATAACTTGGGAAATTAGTGAGTGCAAAGATAAAATGTACTAAATAAACTGGCATTTGTGACTTATGCTAATTAATAGTGATTAGTGGCTGAAGGAGGATATATTCTGAAAGGacatagactttatttttagaaaaaattgtGGAAAGAAGCAATACTTGtttcttaaaatagaaaaaggaaactaaaaatatgTTTTCCAAATTGAATAAAAGCGTATCtcattattcaaaaatattaacaGTACTAGCTGATACTTATTGAGTGCTTACCATATACTTGGCACTTACTATTCTAAGCACTCtacatgtattaatttatttaatccttacaacaaccaagcagggtaggtactattattatccccattttacagatgaagaaactgaggcacagagagcttAAATGAATGTGTATAAAGTCATGCaactagtaagtggtagagctggaaTTCTAGTAGTCAGATTCTTGAATTCAGCTTTAAACATCATCCTAGGCTGCTTCTTGCAGTAGCTACTAACATTGCAaaaatttcagtttccttttaTCATGTATAGTTAGATCAGCTCTGATTCGTCTCAATTTCCATGTGATCTAATAAACTTGAATAGTTAGCTTCTGGTATGATTTTTTAGTAATTTAGTTCCCtgaatttagtaaaaaaaaaaaaattccaagtacCTAGGAGAATTGTATGGGATCTCACTGCGCAGCAGCGGCATGCCTTGCTTTGAGAAAATCTAATATTTAATGCAGTAGAAAGAATAGTGAATTTGAAAGCTGAATCAGAATATGTGGGTTTAGTATCACTGCTAGCTGGATTTATTTGGGTAAATCAGTTAATTCCCAAAGACCTACTCTCCTCATATTTAGTCTTTTCCATCCACTTTGTAGAGTTATTGATGAATACTAGTAAAATGTTTAAGTAGTATGGCTTTGGGAGATTAACTGGTTCAAATTCTGGTTCCACACCAGGcttgctgggtgaccttgggcaaacttcactctctcatctgtaaaatgagggcaaTAATAGTAGATACCTCACAGaggtgttgtgaggattaaatgctaTTATCTAAGTAAAGCACTCAGCATAGTGCATAGTAAgtagtcaataaatattagctattactaCTATCAAATGAGATAGTGCAGGCAAAAACTCTCTCTGATCTATCAAGACAAGGCATACTTAGTTCCCAGCAAATAATTTAAAGGAGTGATTAATCTTATTATAGGAATACTTCTTGCTTTAAAATTAAtattggaagtttttttttttaacatagaaaGTTTTCTGGTGCAATtggtttaatatttgaaaaattgaCGTACACAATTTCAGAATTCTATCAGTTGTAAAAAGTGAGGTACACTTGTATTTGGAATGAAGGTAATTGTAGTTCAGTGTTTTCTGGTGTTTCCTCTTTGGTATTTTAAGCTTctgacatcaaaataaaaataaccttaGGAACCTTGCAGTAATGCTTTCTGAACtcttgtgtatttttccccagtGTTTTTCATTAAGATATGgatactgatattttattctagAAAAATTGATTTCCAATTTTCTAGTGAAAATTGGTAGTAATATATCCAAAGTGTTGCTGTATTAAGAAAGACAGcccagaatatttttatttctgtcagtGTACCAATGGACattgttttgtttagtttggGGGAGTgcttataatgtagagaaaagcattttttttcattgaggCTTCTAACCTTAAGAATTCTATGGAATGTACTCCTTAAGCTgagttttcttaatatattaaTGCTTTTAGTTTTACCATCTCTTGGGGTTAATCTGTTTCATGTTTCTACTATGTAAAAATATTGTATGGcccttcctttcttcatttcccttcctttttttttttaacctaaattTACCTTCTAAATTGTATAGAACttgaatattctaaaatttaactAAATAGTCAGTGTTTACAATACCTATGCCTTTCCtaattttatagaattttaaagatttttattctttttcccccACAATGAAAAATACTAACTTTTAGTCACTTCTAATAGTATCTTCATACCCTctattgttttaaaatcttttccataacttttttattttcaatttaattaaCAGAAATTAGACTTATTAATTTTCCCCCCAGCAACATAGCTATTACATAAAATGaggttcatttttatttcaactttccatttcagaagtaaaccacaaATCATGATTCTACTAAACTCTAgattcctctctcctttctcctcccagATTTCAAGATAATGCTTaaatcttttctttcccttcGATTTAATAATCTGCTATAATTGATTACAATGTAAATCTTCATAATATAAAGATTTGTAAGCTCTGGCAAAAGTCAATTTTTTTCAGGCAGTAGCCCATAAAATAAGTTCTAGTACATTCAAAAGATTTAACCAAGACTTTGGGGTTCATTATAATATGCTGAGATTGCTTAAGaaataatgatttaaatttttCAATTGGATGAATTTTTGTTATAGCTGAAAGATATGAAATACTTATCACTTTAATAATTctaattttatgatatttaaaataatgtagaAAGAAGACCATGGGTTTCAATAGGAAATGAATCTTATCAGGTTCTTTATGCAGTGGCTGGCAAGGATAGTACAATTAGATCTATCCTTATCTCAGAGATGTAACACTGTAGTTCTCAGGACATCAATTAATATTTTTAGAGATCATATATAATTATGAGTTGAATGTGTAGGTAAGCAATAGAAGACTTAACTTGAGAGGATGATTGTGCTTAATGACCTGATCTACCTTAGATCTCTCTTTGACCATTGAATTAAATCTTAACTTCCTGTTTCTAAAAATATCAACTCCGAAAAATGTGTTTGAAAAATTATGTCAATAAGAATATACcttttacaagaaaaaaatttcaaagatgtaactgattttttttctggcaaCTTTAAAAAATGCATCCATTAAGAGCTAATTCACTCTCAAGAAGGGACTCGGTCTGTACCCCCTTCTCAGAGAGAGCGCTTTCTTTTAGCAAGGGGCCCCTGTTCCCTTCCGTACGAGGCGAGGACAGCTGCAGGATGCAGCGCAGTCTGAGTTCTTCCCTGGCCTCTAGACACAAAGTGACTGTGCTGAATGCATACTGTTTTttgtaatattaaaagaaaataattgtccCTTTCAACTTCACCCTCACTCTCTACCCAAAACCCACCCTTTCCCTACAGTTAATTGGGAAAGAAGACTAGGGCTTAAACATgattaaataaaaagacatattcTATGTTTATCAGTGTTTGGAATGTTCGAGATGTGAAATGCCTTACTATATTTAAGTTTTACTTGCTTCTTACGATGATGTATttacagagttttaaaaaattattattctgttttgttttgtatgatttctttgaGGAGCTGAACACAGATAATCCTGGTATAGAGAATTCTGAATTTAGAAAATAGTTCAATTAAAAGTCAGATGTCAATTGAAACAGGAATCCTATTTTTTGTAAGCATTCTTTTGCATACATTTAATTATCCAGCTTCCCTAGCAGACGTATGTTTGTATTTATAAACATTGATTTAAGAAAAAGTTTCATAACTATTCATAAAAACGGCATGTATGGGTTAGTATAGGAGGCATCATTTTGGTGAGGAAATAGTACATACTTCAGAGACAGGAAGTCCGGGGTATAATTCCCAGCACTGCTgttcaccatttttttttaaaccttgaaCAAATGTCTGAGCcagtttcctgatctgtaaaGTGGGGGATAATAATAGCTACCAGGGAGGGTTATAGTAAGAAGAGATGTTTTTGGAAGTGCTCACATAGTACACAGTATATAATAAGTGCTCAGTATCAACTGTCACTAAAACAAACTTATTTAGAaggcaacaaaaaataaataatgagattTTGTTCTTAACTAgttttttcccattaattttataactaaaaaaaaaaaaaggcttctatATTCCCAGCAAAGAACTAATAGAATATAGACACTGGTCTTTCTTTCATAATACTTTGCTGGGTGTTAGTGAGGAGCTTCCTTTTTGGAGCCTAGAAGACGGCCAGAGATAAGGGCACACTTTCATATGAACTTCATCTCCTTTACAGCAATCTTtcaaaaaacagatttttataaTCTTGGAAGAGACCGGTGACCTCAGAAGCACAAGCCTCTATTTTAGGAGGAGAAACCGCCAGACCAGAAAATAACTATAAACGATGTGAAATATCAAAGTTGAAAATAGATAAGGAACTTACCTATAGGGGTTAGtgctaaaaataaaacacaaaaagaaagattagTGGTGATTTTCTAACTCAGGGAAAACCCAACTTCCAATGATACCGCTTCTAGTAAATGCAGAAACAGGACCCTCAAGGGAGAAGAAAACGGTTTCATCCTCAGTGAAATACTGCAGAAGAAGTGCTGCCAGTTGAAGCTTCCCATCCCACTCCACACAGGTGTTTATCTTTAGGATGCCATTTATGGACTTGGATCCTTGGGCAGGTAGTATCTATTCTACTGTAAGTCATTATTGCATTTCCCATCTTGTTTGTTCTTCTCAAATCTGATTTTTGACCCACTCTTCCGATCagtttgaaaaaatgtatattgttGATCAGTGATCAAAATTGCCATCTTGTCCTGGCTTCTATTCTTTATGTCAATCTTAGgggattttctttttcataaaatgATAGGTGGCCACATTGTAACATAGAGATGGACTCCCTTGTGATCGCCTTGCTGGGAATATATGCTACCAGTAATTTTTGGTAGTAGTTAACCAGAATTAATGAAGACTGTTGTATTTTgttccaaaagaaaaagagataagagggaaTCAAAATTGAAATATGAGACAATCACTAATTTAACTAACAAGGGCTATTCTAAGATAGAAGACTACAGAATACAAGAAAATTTGGGATTAAGAACTCAGAGGTCCTAGACACAGAGAAAGGTAGAACAAGGATATAACCCCCAAACCCAGACTTACTAATTGGTCTGGAACTGTCCACTGAAAGAGATAAAGACAACCACATCAGTAGGTATTATGAGGCTCCCCCTTCTTCCCCAATCTCCGAACCTCTATCTTGGATGGAATCTGTTTTGTGAATtaagttccatttatttaaatgtagGGACCTCCATTTCCATTCCCCCTTTTCTTGGCTTATTGTAGTTCAAAAGACTTGTGATAAACTACGTTAAATGTTACTGAAACTAATCACCTTTATTTTTCACTAATCATTAGTGATTTTGCTAGAGGCACACGACTGCAATTTAGAAAATCTGGTGTGTATCGTGGTCTAGCTTTAGAAAACGTGTACTAACGCTGCTCACCGACATTGCTTGATATGGAATCCTTAAGTTACATTTGTGACCAGGTTTTGAAATGGAGTGTACCTCTTGTGTTTATGTTACTTGACATATCTAATATAAAAACACAGAATAATAAGAATGAAATTGTGAGAAACATGATACTCAGGTTTGTTACCAGGGATGAAAATGGGGAGTAGGGTATTTAATCTCTAAAGCAGGGGTTGGCAAAGTATAGCCCCTGGAGCACGTCCAGCCTGCCGCCTATTTTTGTCTATCCTCTGGGCTAAAGAaggattttacatttttaattttatattaactggttagaaagaaagaacaatactATTTCATGATAcctgaaaattatatgaaattcaaatgtcAATGTCCTTCAAGTTTTATTGGGACAGACCCCATGTATTTGTTTATGTGTCGTCTGTGGCGGCTTTGGGGCTTCAGCGCTAGGTTGAGTGGTGGTGACATAGACTGTATGGCCTGCAAAGCTTAAAATGACCTTTTCTGGATCTTTACAGAAAAAGGTTGCCCACCCGTAGTTTAGACTGAACTAAAGAACGATTGAGTTTAGAAAGAGATTAGGAATTCACTAGTGGGTACTTGAGGTATTCCTAAAGATCAGAGCAAGAAGATAGGTTAATGGTAACATTTTTGGATCAGAAATACAGATCTCTCCAACTCCCTCCACCTCGTCctactatttc harbors:
- the TSBP1 gene encoding testis-expressed basic protein 1, whose protein sequence is MQFTAPIPGATGPIKLSQKTIVQTPGPIVQYTGVSADTSEMTNTDSSMGFSPQAIRGSTPRAITAPPSMPTGAPLQPIMISQRTTTAAPGPSKRKAEPKQVAVPIIAPIPVAIAPATAVDSSRPITLTPIVIFPGYMDGDLANISDSKAQRLKSGGTTGTQSSQEERKGTLEKENIFIDSDDSWRPKPQRVSKSKTEGFEMGRGKIGKGIKIKESDVRMPKGQEAQVQESDTEILIGQEAQGKESDTGMPIGQKAPKKKSETGMPKEQEARKEMSETQMPKEQKAPKKKSEARMPKEQEATKDMSETGMPKEQGARKKKSETVTPKDQEAQKRKSETGMPKEQEEISETGVPKEDEAPQKKSDTGKSKGEEAEGKKSTGKSKGEKAEGKKSAGKPKGEEAQETSAPETSKGPEAKGKKKTATVAPKEQEAGEKKGVPEMDKGKEGKDAETKKNDEAKDKGGKGKKETEAKDKNAAPSAKGKGK